One part of the Coffea eugenioides isolate CCC68of chromosome 10, Ceug_1.0, whole genome shotgun sequence genome encodes these proteins:
- the LOC113749621 gene encoding seven transmembrane protein 1-like, whose protein sequence is MKPLKLSYCPVEQKPCVRWVEKYFKDCLCNLKDEISFAFGIASLVCWAVAEIPQIITNFKSKSADGVSLAFISTWIVGDVFNLVGCILEPATLPTQFYTAVLYAATTVVLALQCIYYDHIIRLWKGRKTKVNKDDNERSALKQNLHDRSGRDRRNAPIEVPRRRDFHFRSARSLAGSDTPPIQSYIKPKSGPPALEHQSESSSEDEEAIPPEFYQRPVSQPRLIPGPAGYGTFLAASAYIPRGSKASQLNSVGRRLLEEKYELHGRAYGQWLGWLMAAIYMGGRIPQIWLNIKRGSVEGLNPLMFLFALIANATYVGSILVRSTKREKIQPNMPWLLDAVVCVALDLFIILQYIFYRFIKRKKSQRSEEHCEDCGTKLQT, encoded by the exons ATGAAGCCCTTAAAACTCTCTTACTGCCCGGTGGAGCAAAAACCATGTGTTAGATGGGTGGAGAAATACTTCAAGGACTGTCTCTGCAACCTCAAGGATGAAATCTCATTTGCTTTCGGAATAGCAAGTCTGGTCTGTTGGGCTGTAGCAGAAATTCCTCAGATCATCACCAACTTCAAGAGCAAATCTGCCGATGGAGTCTCCCTTGCATTTATCTCCACTTGGATTGTCGG CGACGTGTTCAACCTCGTCGGTTGCATTCTGGAGCCAGCCACG TTACCTACCCAGTTTTACACGGCAGTG TTGTACGCAGCAACGACAGTAGTACTGGCATTGCAGTGTATATACTATGACCATATCATCCGGTTATGGAAGGGCCGTAAAACCAAAGTAAATAAG GACGATAACGAGAGGAGTGCTTTAAAACAAAATCTACATGATCGAAGTGGTAGAGATAGAAGAAATGCTCCGATTGAGGTACCTCGTCGGAGGGACTTCCATTTCAG GTCAGCTAGGTCTTTGGCTGGAAGTGATACTCCTCCAATCCAGTCTTACATAAAGCCAAAGAGCGGTCCACCTGCCCTTGAGCACCAAAGCGAGTCCTCATCTGAAGACGAAGAAGCAATCCCACCAGAATTCTACCAAAGACCAGTCAGTCAACCTCGCCTCATTCCAGGGCCT GCGGGATACGGGACATTTCTTGCGGCTTCTGCCTACATTCCAAGAGGAAGTAAGGCTTCCCAGCTGAACTCTGTTGGGAGGAGATTACTAGAG GAAAAATATGAACTTCACGGCAGAGCATATGGACAATGGCTTGGATGGTTGATGGCTGCCATATACATGGGCGGACGAATTCCCCAGATTTGGTTGAAC ATTAAAAGAGGAAGTGTGGAG GGCTTGAATCCTCTCATGTTCCTGTTTGCACTCATTGCTAATGCTACTTACGTGGGAAG CATCCTGGTGAGAAGCACTAAACGGGAGAAGATACAACCAAACATGCCTTGGTTGCTTGATGCTGTAGTGTGCGTGGCGCTTGATCTTTTC ATCATCCTTCAATACATTTTCTACCGTTTTATCAAGCGGAAGAAGAGCCAGAGATCTGAAGAACACTGTGAAGACTGTGGAACCAAGCTACAAACCTAA
- the LOC113748657 gene encoding protein DA1-like isoform X2, which yields MLKEKTTGGTSSKHIMGWFSKIFKGSNHNVSDGGYRSRYRADFPGNFPSTSLDTLSEAEDIDRAIALSLAEEDEKGKHVVDSEAQLKEDEELARALQESLTCESPPQYGNRGSVPFENGHGTGNFYQPIPYHYSTGFRICAGCNTEIGHGRLLNCMGAVWHPECFRCHACNHPIADYEFSTYDRYPYHKACYKEHYHPKCDVCKHFIPTNAAGLIEYRAHPFWSQKYCPFHEHDGTPRCCSCERMEPRDTRYVALDDGRKLCLECLDSAIMDTNKCQQLYLDIQEFYEGLNMKVEQQVPLLLVERQALNEARDGEKYGHHHMPETRGLCLSEEQTVSTISRRPRIGDGNRVMDMRTEPFKLIRRCEVTAILILYGLPRLLTGSILAHEMMHAWLRLRGYRTLSQDIEEGICQVLARMWLESQLIHIARINNVASTSSSSASASSKQGTRSPFERKLGEFFKHQIESDTSPIYGNGFRAANLAVLKYGLGNTLDHVRMTGSLPY from the exons ATGCTTAAG GAGAAGACCACTGGGGGAACTTCCTCTAAGCACATAATGGGTTGGTTCAGTAAAATTTTTAAAGGATCAAATCATAATGTTTCAGATGGTGGATACAGAAGCAGATACAGAGCAGATTTTCCAGGAAATTTTCCTTCCACTTCATTG GATACATTGTCCGAGGCAGAAGATATAGACAGAGCTATTGCATTATCCCTTGCAGAAGAGGATGAGAAAGGGAAACATGTGGTTG ATAGTGAGGCTCAACTGAAAGAAGATGAAGAACTTGCCAGAGCTCTTCAGGAGAGCTTGACTTGTGAATCTCCACCTCAATATGGAAATAGAGGTAGCGTTCCATTTGAAAATGGACATGGGACAGGAAATTTTTATCAACCTATTCCTTACCACTACTCAACAGGGTTCAG GATATGCGCTGGCTGTAATACTGAGATTGGGCATGGACGACTTTTGAATTGCATGGGTGCAGTGTGGCATCCAGAATGTTTCCGTTGCCATGCCTGTAACCATCCAATAGCTGATTatgag TTTTCAACGTATGACAGATACCCTTATCACAAAGCTTGCTACAAGGAGCATTATCACCCAAAATGTGATGTTTGCAAACACTTT ATTCCAACAAATGCAGCTGGCCTTATTGAATATCGGGCACACCCTTTCTGGTCCCAGAAATACTGCCCTTTTCATGAGCATGATGGCACTCCTCGCTGTTGCAGCTGTGAGCGAATGGAG CCCCGGGATACAAGATACGTTGCCCTTGATGATGGTCGTAAGCTTTGCCTGGAGTGCCTGGACTCTGCAATAATGGACACCAATAAGTGTCAACAGCTTTATCTTGATATACAAGAGTTTTACGAGGGATTAAATATGAAAGTGGAGCAGCAAGTACCATTACTTTTAGTTGAGAGACAAGCACTGAATGAAGCCAGGGATGGAGAGAAATAT GGGCATCATCACATGCCTGAGACAAGAGGGCTCTGTCTTTCTGAGGAGCAAACAGTCAGCACa ATTTCGAGGCGACCGAGGATAGGAGATGGAAATCGAGTAATGGACATGAGAACAGAGCCATTTAAGCTGATTCGTCGTTGTGAAGTAACGGCAATTCTCATCTTATATGGTCTTCCGAG GTTGCTGACCGGATCAATCCTAGCTCATGAGATGATGCATGCATGGTTGCGACTAAGAG GTTACCGAACTCTCAGTCAGGACATTGAAGAAGGTATCTGTCAGGTTCTAGCTCGCATGTGGTTAGAATCTCAGCTTATTCACATAGCCAGGATCAATAATGTTGCCTCAACCTCATCGTCTTCTGCTTCTGCATCTTCAAAGCAAGGGACGAGGTCCCCATTTGAGAGGAAACTTGGTGAATTTTTCAAACATCAGATTGAATCAGATACATCACCAATCTATGGAAATGGTTTCAGGGCTGCTAATCTAGCGGTTCTTAAATATGGCCTGGGTAATACCTTGGACCACGTCCGAATGACGGGCAGCTTGCCGTATTGA
- the LOC113748657 gene encoding protein DA1-like isoform X1, with translation MLKEKTTGGTSSKHIMGWFSKIFKGSNHNVSDGGYRSRYRADFPGNFPSTSLQDTLSEAEDIDRAIALSLAEEDEKGKHVVDSEAQLKEDEELARALQESLTCESPPQYGNRGSVPFENGHGTGNFYQPIPYHYSTGFRICAGCNTEIGHGRLLNCMGAVWHPECFRCHACNHPIADYEFSTYDRYPYHKACYKEHYHPKCDVCKHFIPTNAAGLIEYRAHPFWSQKYCPFHEHDGTPRCCSCERMEPRDTRYVALDDGRKLCLECLDSAIMDTNKCQQLYLDIQEFYEGLNMKVEQQVPLLLVERQALNEARDGEKYGHHHMPETRGLCLSEEQTVSTISRRPRIGDGNRVMDMRTEPFKLIRRCEVTAILILYGLPRLLTGSILAHEMMHAWLRLRGYRTLSQDIEEGICQVLARMWLESQLIHIARINNVASTSSSSASASSKQGTRSPFERKLGEFFKHQIESDTSPIYGNGFRAANLAVLKYGLGNTLDHVRMTGSLPY, from the exons ATGCTTAAG GAGAAGACCACTGGGGGAACTTCCTCTAAGCACATAATGGGTTGGTTCAGTAAAATTTTTAAAGGATCAAATCATAATGTTTCAGATGGTGGATACAGAAGCAGATACAGAGCAGATTTTCCAGGAAATTTTCCTTCCACTTCATTG CAGGATACATTGTCCGAGGCAGAAGATATAGACAGAGCTATTGCATTATCCCTTGCAGAAGAGGATGAGAAAGGGAAACATGTGGTTG ATAGTGAGGCTCAACTGAAAGAAGATGAAGAACTTGCCAGAGCTCTTCAGGAGAGCTTGACTTGTGAATCTCCACCTCAATATGGAAATAGAGGTAGCGTTCCATTTGAAAATGGACATGGGACAGGAAATTTTTATCAACCTATTCCTTACCACTACTCAACAGGGTTCAG GATATGCGCTGGCTGTAATACTGAGATTGGGCATGGACGACTTTTGAATTGCATGGGTGCAGTGTGGCATCCAGAATGTTTCCGTTGCCATGCCTGTAACCATCCAATAGCTGATTatgag TTTTCAACGTATGACAGATACCCTTATCACAAAGCTTGCTACAAGGAGCATTATCACCCAAAATGTGATGTTTGCAAACACTTT ATTCCAACAAATGCAGCTGGCCTTATTGAATATCGGGCACACCCTTTCTGGTCCCAGAAATACTGCCCTTTTCATGAGCATGATGGCACTCCTCGCTGTTGCAGCTGTGAGCGAATGGAG CCCCGGGATACAAGATACGTTGCCCTTGATGATGGTCGTAAGCTTTGCCTGGAGTGCCTGGACTCTGCAATAATGGACACCAATAAGTGTCAACAGCTTTATCTTGATATACAAGAGTTTTACGAGGGATTAAATATGAAAGTGGAGCAGCAAGTACCATTACTTTTAGTTGAGAGACAAGCACTGAATGAAGCCAGGGATGGAGAGAAATAT GGGCATCATCACATGCCTGAGACAAGAGGGCTCTGTCTTTCTGAGGAGCAAACAGTCAGCACa ATTTCGAGGCGACCGAGGATAGGAGATGGAAATCGAGTAATGGACATGAGAACAGAGCCATTTAAGCTGATTCGTCGTTGTGAAGTAACGGCAATTCTCATCTTATATGGTCTTCCGAG GTTGCTGACCGGATCAATCCTAGCTCATGAGATGATGCATGCATGGTTGCGACTAAGAG GTTACCGAACTCTCAGTCAGGACATTGAAGAAGGTATCTGTCAGGTTCTAGCTCGCATGTGGTTAGAATCTCAGCTTATTCACATAGCCAGGATCAATAATGTTGCCTCAACCTCATCGTCTTCTGCTTCTGCATCTTCAAAGCAAGGGACGAGGTCCCCATTTGAGAGGAAACTTGGTGAATTTTTCAAACATCAGATTGAATCAGATACATCACCAATCTATGGAAATGGTTTCAGGGCTGCTAATCTAGCGGTTCTTAAATATGGCCTGGGTAATACCTTGGACCACGTCCGAATGACGGGCAGCTTGCCGTATTGA
- the LOC113749972 gene encoding probable calcium-binding protein CML41 produces the protein MATATTIAAKPSKWFANKTLKLSLPRFRSKSRSSTTSSSSANSSPKTSTSTKENELRQVFSYFDDNKDGKISVEELRAYFSSVGDSMSRDEAQRVILEFDKDGDNLLEFGDFVQLIETDNKGDEANDYVKKAFEMFEDDKGSGCITPKGLQLVLNRLGDPKSLEECEAMIRAYDLDGNGVLDFNEFHTMMS, from the coding sequence ATGGCAACAGCTACCACCATTGCTGCCAAACCATCAAAATGGTTCGCCAACAAAACTTTAAAGCTAAGCCTCCCTCGTTTTCGTTCAAAATCTAGATCTTCGACCACTTCTTCCTCCTCCGCCAATTCTTCACCAAAAACTAGCACCAGTaccaaagaaaatgaacttcGACAAGTTTTTAGCTACTTTGATGATAACAAAGATGGCAAGATTTCGGTCGAGGAACTTAGAGCATATTTCTCTTCTGTCGGTGATTCAATGTCCCGTGACGAGGCTCAAAGGGTGATTCTGGAGTTCGATAAAGATGGAGACAATTTGTTAGAGTTTGGAGACTTTGTTCAATTAATTGAAACGGACAACAAGGGTGACGAGGCTAATGATTACGTTAAGAAAGCCTTCGAGATGTTTGAGGATGACAAGGGCTCGGGATGCATCACTCCTAAAGGACTGCAACTAGTTTTGAACCGTCTTGGAGATCCAAAATCCTTGGAAGAATGTGAAGCCATGATTCGAGCTTATGATCTTGATGGCAATGGAGTTCTAGATTTCAATGAATTCCATACAATGATGTCCTAG
- the LOC113748834 gene encoding putative pentatricopeptide repeat-containing protein At1g19290, with protein sequence MIRCQSISSFTRRLHTHLPLCRHRSFHSSATLLKWASGVGPSNLTTPELTNRVCRLLVLERHTDLKNLSFQFSHELVDAVLQKLKLNPSACLHFFRLASNQPNYRPHFKAYCKIVHILSKARLFDETRSYLDELIELSRNISSVSLVYDELVRIYGEFKFSPTVFDMILKIYAKKGLIQNALYVFDNMPKCGRLPSLRSCNSLLSGLVKNHDFQTVFCVYEQIVRMGIVPDVYTCSIMVNAYCKDGRVCKAVEFLEEMEKKIGLELNSVIYHSLINAFVEEGDLEKAEGVLRLMSERGIVKNVVTYTLLIKGYCKQGKLEEAENVFRVMKTEEGDKMAVDEQAYGVLIDGFCQVGKLDDAIRIKEEMLSFGLKMNMFTCNSLINGYCKLGQVSEAHGIVRSMSDWKLRPDSYTYTTLMNGYWQAGQTQQALILCDTMIRDGVEPTVVTYSVLLKGLCQSGAIDDALRLWALMLKRGVTPDEVCYGALLHGLFNKGISEKALILWKHVLAQGFAKSRILVNTMINGLCKMGKIIEAEQVFDRMKELGFSPDEVTYRTLSDGYAKTGDIEKVFEILYVMERERIAASTEMFNSVISGLFRAGKFSQVPDVLTEMQNRGLKANIITYGALIAGWFREGMLKKALDAYFEMRAKGIVPNTIICTTIISGLYRLGMRGEASKVLLKVMDLHSAPSLKYFSDQLMINSDNGSQDLERITTSIDKSTKSSIIPNNYLYNVAIAGLCKYGRVDNAVEVINDMSVRGFIPDEFTYTSLIHGVSLSGDVDRAFQLRDEMLKKGLIPTIATYNALINGLCKSGNLDRATKLYSKLCLKGPAPNLISYNTLIDGYCKSGNTSEALKLKETMIEEGISPSAITYSTLIYGLQAQGDSEESEKLLDQMLEAGLDPSFSKYGRLVQAKVASRG encoded by the exons ATGATCCGTTGCCAATCAATTTCCAGCTTCACCCGTAGACTCCATACTCATCTTCCCCTCTGCCGCCATCGCTCTTTTCACTCTTCTGCGACCCTCCTGAAATGGGCTTCCGGGGTAGGACCCTCCAACTTGACAACGCCCGAACTCACCAATCGGGTTTGCCGCCTTTTAGTTCTCGAACGCCATACAGACCTCAAGAACCTTTCTTTCCAATTCTCCCACGAACTCGTCGACGCTGTCCTCCAAAAACTGAAACTCAACCCCTCCGCCTGTCTTCACTTCTTCAGATTAGCTTCAAACCAGCCAAATTACAGACCCCATTTCAAGGCTTACTGTAAAATCGTTCACATTTTGTCCAAGGCCCGACTTTTTGACGAGACGAGGTCGTACTTGGATGAATTAATCGAACTCTCTAGAAATATAAGCTCGGTTTCATTGGTTTATGATGAATTAGTTCGGATTTATGGAGAATTTAAGTTCTCTCCGACGGTGTTTGAtatgattttgaaaatttatgcTAAAAAAGGATTGATTCAGAACGCACTGTATGTGTTTGATAATATGCCTAAGTGTGGGCGGTTACCGAGCTTGCGTTCCTGCAATAGTTTGTTGAGTGGTTTGGTGAAAAATCATGACTTTCAAACTGTTTTTTGTGTATATGAGCAGATAGTTAGAATGGGGATTGTCCCGGATGTATATACGTGCAGTATAATGGTAAATGCTTATTGTAAGGATGGCAGGGTTTGCAAAGCGGTCGAGTTTTTGGAGGAAATGGAGAAAAAGATTGGGTTGGAGTTGAATTCAGTGATTTATCATAGTTTAATAAATGCGTTTGTGGAGGAGGGGGATTTGGAGAAGGCGGAAGGAGTGTTGCGGTTGATGAGTGAACGGGGGATTGTGAAAAATGTGGTGACATATACATTGTTGATTAAGGGTTATTGCAAGCAAGGGAAGCTGGAGGAAGCAGAGAATGTGTTTCGAGTGATGAAGACGGAGGAGGGTGACAAAATGGCTGTAGATGAACAGGCATATGGGGTGTTGATTGATGGCTTTTGTCAAGTAGGGAAACTGGATGATGCTATTAGGATAAAGGAGGAAATGTTGAGTTTCGGATTGAAGATGAACATGTTTACTTGTAATTCATTGATAAATGGATATTGTAAACTTGGTCAAGTTAGTGAAGCTCATGGAATAGTCAGGAGCATGAGTGACTGGAAATTAAGACCTGATTCTTATACTTACACAACCCTAATGAATGGCTACTGGCAGGCAGGTCAAACACAGCAAGCATTAATTCTCTGTGACACAATGATTCGAGATGGTGTAGAACCTACAGTTGTTACGTATAGTGTTCTTTTGAAAGGTTTGTGCCAAAGTGGTGCTATTGATGATGCTTTGCGTCTTTGGGCTTTGATGCTTAAAAGGGGTGTTACTCCTGATGAAGTTTGCTATGGTGCTCTCTTGCATGGCCTCTTTAACAAGGGAATTTCTGAGAAGGCTTTGATTCTGTGGAAGCATGTTTTAGCGCAAGGCTTTGCCAAAAGTAGGATTCTTGTAAATACAATGATCAATGGATTGTGTAAAATGGGGAAAATAATTGAAGCGGAGCAGGTGTTTGACAGGATGAAAGAACTGGGATTTTCACCTGATGAAGTAACTTATAGGACTCTGAGTGATGGTTATGCTAAAACTGGAGATATTGaaaaagtttttgaaattttgtatgtcatggaaagggaaagaattgcGGCTTCTACTGAAATGTTTAACTCAGTTATCAGTGGACTCTTTAGGGCTGGGAAATTTAGCCAAGTGCCAGATGTTCTCACTGAGATGCAGAACAGAGGATTAAAAGCAAACATCATCACATATGGAGCCCTCATTGCAGGTTGGTTCAGAGAAGGAATGCTGAAGAAAGCTCTAGATGCTTATTTCGAGATGAGAGCTAAGGGTATAGTTCCGAACACCATAATTTGTACCACAATTATCAGTGGATTGTACAGGCTTGGTATGAGAGGTGAAGCAAGCAAGGTATTGCTGAAAGTAATGGATTTACATAGTGCCCCGAGTCTTAAATATTTTTCTGACCAGCTCATGATAAACTCTGACAATGGATCACAAGATTTAGAGAGAATTACAACGTCAATTGACAAAAGCACCAAAAGTTCCATTATTCCCAATAACTATTTGTATAATGTAGCTATTGCAGGTTTATGTAAATACGGCAGGGTTGATAATGCTGTGGAGGTAATTAATGATATGTCTGTGAGAGGTTTTATTCCAGATGAGTTCACATACACATCCCTGATTCATGGTGTGTCATTGTCTGGTGATGTCGATAGAGCATTTCAGTTACGGGATGAGATGCTGAAAAAGGGTCTCATCCCGACTATTGCTACATATAATGCTCTTATAAATGGCCTATGTAAATCTGGAAACCTTGATCGAGCAACAAAACTTTACAGCAAGCTTTGCTTGAAAGGTCCAGCCCCAAATCTCATTTCCTATAATACTTTGATTGATGGATACTGCAAAAGTGGTAATACTTCTGAAGCTTTGAAACTCAAAGAGACAATGATAGAAGAAGGGATTTCTCCTTCAGCCATTACCTACTCAACTTTGATCTATGGTCTACAAGCACAAGGTGATTCAGAAGAATCTGAGAAGCTTTTGGATCAAATGTTGGAGGCAGGTCTGGATCCTAGCTTTTCAAAATATGGCAGATTGGTCCAAG CAAAAGTTGCGTCAAGGGGTTAA
- the LOC113748657 gene encoding protein DA1-like isoform X3, translating to MGWFSKIFKGSNHNVSDGGYRSRYRADFPGNFPSTSLQDTLSEAEDIDRAIALSLAEEDEKGKHVVDSEAQLKEDEELARALQESLTCESPPQYGNRGSVPFENGHGTGNFYQPIPYHYSTGFRICAGCNTEIGHGRLLNCMGAVWHPECFRCHACNHPIADYEFSTYDRYPYHKACYKEHYHPKCDVCKHFIPTNAAGLIEYRAHPFWSQKYCPFHEHDGTPRCCSCERMEPRDTRYVALDDGRKLCLECLDSAIMDTNKCQQLYLDIQEFYEGLNMKVEQQVPLLLVERQALNEARDGEKYGHHHMPETRGLCLSEEQTVSTISRRPRIGDGNRVMDMRTEPFKLIRRCEVTAILILYGLPRLLTGSILAHEMMHAWLRLRGYRTLSQDIEEGICQVLARMWLESQLIHIARINNVASTSSSSASASSKQGTRSPFERKLGEFFKHQIESDTSPIYGNGFRAANLAVLKYGLGNTLDHVRMTGSLPY from the exons ATGGGTTGGTTCAGTAAAATTTTTAAAGGATCAAATCATAATGTTTCAGATGGTGGATACAGAAGCAGATACAGAGCAGATTTTCCAGGAAATTTTCCTTCCACTTCATTG CAGGATACATTGTCCGAGGCAGAAGATATAGACAGAGCTATTGCATTATCCCTTGCAGAAGAGGATGAGAAAGGGAAACATGTGGTTG ATAGTGAGGCTCAACTGAAAGAAGATGAAGAACTTGCCAGAGCTCTTCAGGAGAGCTTGACTTGTGAATCTCCACCTCAATATGGAAATAGAGGTAGCGTTCCATTTGAAAATGGACATGGGACAGGAAATTTTTATCAACCTATTCCTTACCACTACTCAACAGGGTTCAG GATATGCGCTGGCTGTAATACTGAGATTGGGCATGGACGACTTTTGAATTGCATGGGTGCAGTGTGGCATCCAGAATGTTTCCGTTGCCATGCCTGTAACCATCCAATAGCTGATTatgag TTTTCAACGTATGACAGATACCCTTATCACAAAGCTTGCTACAAGGAGCATTATCACCCAAAATGTGATGTTTGCAAACACTTT ATTCCAACAAATGCAGCTGGCCTTATTGAATATCGGGCACACCCTTTCTGGTCCCAGAAATACTGCCCTTTTCATGAGCATGATGGCACTCCTCGCTGTTGCAGCTGTGAGCGAATGGAG CCCCGGGATACAAGATACGTTGCCCTTGATGATGGTCGTAAGCTTTGCCTGGAGTGCCTGGACTCTGCAATAATGGACACCAATAAGTGTCAACAGCTTTATCTTGATATACAAGAGTTTTACGAGGGATTAAATATGAAAGTGGAGCAGCAAGTACCATTACTTTTAGTTGAGAGACAAGCACTGAATGAAGCCAGGGATGGAGAGAAATAT GGGCATCATCACATGCCTGAGACAAGAGGGCTCTGTCTTTCTGAGGAGCAAACAGTCAGCACa ATTTCGAGGCGACCGAGGATAGGAGATGGAAATCGAGTAATGGACATGAGAACAGAGCCATTTAAGCTGATTCGTCGTTGTGAAGTAACGGCAATTCTCATCTTATATGGTCTTCCGAG GTTGCTGACCGGATCAATCCTAGCTCATGAGATGATGCATGCATGGTTGCGACTAAGAG GTTACCGAACTCTCAGTCAGGACATTGAAGAAGGTATCTGTCAGGTTCTAGCTCGCATGTGGTTAGAATCTCAGCTTATTCACATAGCCAGGATCAATAATGTTGCCTCAACCTCATCGTCTTCTGCTTCTGCATCTTCAAAGCAAGGGACGAGGTCCCCATTTGAGAGGAAACTTGGTGAATTTTTCAAACATCAGATTGAATCAGATACATCACCAATCTATGGAAATGGTTTCAGGGCTGCTAATCTAGCGGTTCTTAAATATGGCCTGGGTAATACCTTGGACCACGTCCGAATGACGGGCAGCTTGCCGTATTGA